In Saccharothrix syringae, the following are encoded in one genomic region:
- a CDS encoding oxidoreductase, whose translation MLKGKRAVVTGGSRGIGAAVVRRLLDAGADVLTTARSAGAVPEGAAFAEADVRTRAGAEALAAAAREVLGGVDVLVHNAGGARPFANSSAIPDEEWQEALDLNYLASVRLDSLLVPGMKERRSGVVVHVSSAAVRTPLGPFLHYTAAKAALENYSRGLALELAPFGVRVNTVTPGRVATPGGEATREQWARLGAAAGEGATAAVPLGREGRPDDIAHAVLFLVSDRAAWLTGSNLVVDGGEFPR comes from the coding sequence GTGCTGAAGGGGAAGCGGGCCGTGGTCACGGGCGGTTCGCGCGGAATCGGGGCGGCCGTCGTGCGACGGCTCCTGGACGCGGGCGCCGACGTGCTCACGACCGCCAGGTCGGCGGGCGCGGTGCCGGAGGGGGCCGCCTTCGCGGAGGCCGACGTGCGGACGCGGGCCGGGGCGGAGGCGCTGGCCGCGGCCGCGCGGGAGGTGCTGGGCGGGGTGGACGTGCTGGTGCACAACGCGGGCGGGGCGCGGCCGTTCGCGAACAGCTCGGCCATCCCCGACGAGGAGTGGCAGGAGGCGCTGGACCTGAACTACCTGGCGTCGGTGCGGCTGGACTCGCTGCTGGTGCCGGGCATGAAGGAGCGGCGTTCGGGGGTGGTCGTGCACGTCTCCTCGGCCGCGGTCCGCACGCCGCTGGGACCGTTCCTGCACTACACGGCGGCGAAGGCGGCGCTGGAGAACTACAGCCGCGGGCTGGCCCTCGAACTGGCGCCGTTCGGGGTGCGGGTCAACACCGTGACCCCCGGCCGGGTCGCCACCCCCGGCGGCGAGGCGACGCGGGAGCAGTGGGCGCGCCTGGGCGCGGCAGCGGGCGAGGGCGCCACCGCCGCCGTGCCGCTGGGGCGCGAGGGCCGTCCCGACGACATCGCCCACGCGGTGCTGTTCCTGGTGTCCGACCGGGCGGCCTGGTTGACCGGGAGCAACCTCGTCGTCGACGGTGGCGAATTCCCCAGGTGA
- a CDS encoding alpha-L-arabinofuranosidase B: MAQQPSPVRVLIAVGAVVTGVLAGGGTSQAAPQGPCDIYAAGGTPCVAAHSTTRALYGSYNGPLYQVRRSSDGATRDIGPLSAGGVADAAAQDSFCAGTTCLITTIHDQSGRNNRLTQAPPGAFRGPAAGGYDNLAVATAAPITVGGHKAYGVYVAPGTGYRNNNTNGVAGGDQPEGMYAIFDGTHYNGGCCFDYGNAERNSRDNGNGTMEALYFGNNTVWGRGTGNGPWIMADLENGLFSGVNRGYNANDPTIGHRFLTAVLKGESNHWSLRGGDARSGGLSTFYNGPRPNAPGYHPMRKEGAIILGTGGDNSIGARGTFYEGVMTSGYPSDATENAVQANITAAGYGLAAVGGPAPGSTVSLRATTACCTDRYVHHTGTTVDTAVVTGSSAAAEKGNASWTARTGLADASCLSFESVNTPGQYLRHQAYQLRLGGNDGSALFAQDATFCPEPGRNGQGISLRSGNYPDRYVRHFDNLVYIANSSGSNAFDNPNAYADDVSWVVSAPWAS, from the coding sequence ATGGCACAACAGCCGAGTCCCGTCCGGGTGCTCATCGCGGTGGGCGCGGTCGTGACGGGCGTGCTCGCCGGTGGCGGGACGTCGCAGGCCGCCCCGCAGGGGCCGTGCGACATCTACGCGGCCGGCGGCACCCCGTGCGTGGCCGCGCACAGCACCACCAGGGCCCTCTACGGCTCCTACAACGGCCCGCTCTACCAGGTCAGGCGCTCGTCGGACGGCGCGACGCGCGACATCGGGCCGTTGAGCGCGGGCGGGGTCGCCGACGCCGCGGCGCAGGACTCGTTCTGCGCCGGGACCACCTGCCTCATCACGACCATCCACGACCAGTCCGGGCGGAACAACCGCCTCACCCAGGCCCCGCCCGGCGCGTTCCGGGGCCCGGCCGCGGGCGGCTACGACAACCTCGCCGTCGCCACCGCCGCGCCGATCACCGTGGGCGGGCACAAGGCGTACGGCGTCTACGTCGCGCCCGGCACCGGTTACCGCAACAACAACACCAACGGCGTCGCCGGTGGCGACCAGCCCGAGGGCATGTACGCGATCTTCGACGGCACGCACTACAACGGCGGTTGCTGCTTCGACTACGGCAACGCCGAGCGCAACAGCCGCGACAACGGCAACGGCACCATGGAGGCCCTCTACTTCGGCAACAACACCGTCTGGGGCCGCGGCACGGGCAACGGCCCGTGGATCATGGCGGACCTGGAGAACGGCCTGTTCTCCGGCGTGAACCGCGGCTACAACGCCAACGACCCGACCATCGGCCACCGCTTCCTGACCGCCGTGCTCAAGGGCGAGTCGAACCACTGGTCGCTGCGCGGCGGCGACGCCCGGTCCGGTGGCCTGTCGACGTTCTACAACGGCCCGCGCCCCAACGCGCCGGGCTACCACCCGATGAGGAAGGAGGGCGCCATCATCCTGGGCACCGGCGGTGACAACAGCATCGGCGCCCGCGGCACGTTCTACGAGGGCGTCATGACCTCCGGCTACCCGTCGGACGCCACCGAGAACGCCGTCCAGGCCAACATCACCGCCGCCGGCTACGGGCTCGCCGCGGTCGGCGGGCCGGCGCCCGGCTCGACCGTCTCGCTGCGCGCCACCACGGCGTGCTGCACCGACCGCTACGTCCACCACACCGGCACCACCGTGGACACCGCGGTCGTCACCGGCTCCAGCGCCGCCGCGGAGAAGGGCAACGCCTCCTGGACCGCGCGGACCGGCCTGGCCGACGCCTCGTGCCTGTCGTTCGAGTCCGTGAACACCCCGGGGCAGTACCTGCGGCACCAGGCGTACCAGCTCCGCCTCGGCGGCAACGACGGCAGCGCGCTGTTCGCCCAGGACGCCACCTTCTGCCCGGAGCCCGGCCGCAACGGGCAGGGCATCTCGCTGAGGTCGGGCAACTACCCCGACCGCTACGTCCGCCACTTCGACAACCTCGTCTACATCGCCAACAGCAGCGGCTCGAACGCCTTCGACAACCCCAACGCCTACGCCGACGACGTGAGCTGGGTCGTCAGCGCGCCCTGGGCTTCCTGA
- a CDS encoding GDSL-type esterase/lipase family protein encodes MRISAPSRLAVVAAAFAALAAVVVPASAAPAPAPCAAPRTGAGPGTAAAPFKVWLAGDSTMANGGSTCPVGWGREFDRLFTDDVTVVNNAVGGRSIQTWLYESNVKTTTDAAGECVVSPRTYASRWAGMLATGGMQAGDWLIIQFGINDGDRNCPRHVGTTRYRELLATMGREAKARGVKPVYVTPVASIRCSGSTAVGNRGFVGETTAQAQADQVPVIDLHQRSVALYNSLGLCPNDGDYTRGAVGAFFCDDHTHFEAAGAARIAETVARALREQNIGLAAYLR; translated from the coding sequence ATGAGGATTTCCGCACCGAGCAGGTTGGCGGTCGTGGCGGCCGCGTTCGCCGCGCTGGCGGCAGTGGTGGTGCCGGCGAGCGCGGCACCCGCGCCCGCGCCGTGCGCCGCACCGCGGACCGGGGCGGGCCCGGGGACCGCGGCCGCGCCGTTCAAGGTCTGGCTGGCGGGTGACTCCACCATGGCCAACGGCGGCAGCACGTGCCCGGTCGGCTGGGGCCGCGAGTTCGACCGGCTGTTCACCGACGACGTCACCGTGGTCAACAACGCCGTGGGCGGGCGCAGCATCCAGACCTGGCTCTACGAGTCCAACGTCAAGACCACCACGGACGCGGCGGGCGAGTGCGTGGTCAGCCCCCGCACCTACGCCTCGCGCTGGGCGGGCATGCTGGCCACCGGCGGCATGCAGGCGGGCGACTGGCTGATCATCCAGTTCGGCATCAACGACGGCGACCGCAACTGCCCCCGCCACGTCGGCACCACCCGCTACCGCGAACTGCTCGCCACCATGGGCCGCGAGGCCAAGGCCCGCGGCGTGAAGCCCGTCTACGTCACGCCCGTGGCCTCGATCCGCTGCTCCGGCTCGACCGCCGTGGGCAACCGCGGGTTCGTCGGCGAGACCACCGCCCAGGCGCAGGCCGACCAGGTGCCCGTGATCGACCTGCACCAGCGCAGCGTCGCCCTCTACAACTCCCTGGGCCTGTGCCCCAACGACGGCGACTACACCCGCGGCGCGGTCGGCGCCTTCTTCTGCGACGACCACACCCACTTCGAGGCCGCCGGCGCGGCCCGCATCGCCGAGACCGTCGCCAGGGCGCTGCGGGAGCAGAACATCGGCCTCGCGGCCTACCTCAGGTAG
- a CDS encoding SGNH/GDSL hydrolase family protein, producing MRSALVLVMVVVGALTPTATPARAATADTAATYVPVARHSGKAVRVRSAADGARISRYDANPGTDRQWQIVRPGTSAPAGNGSPTDPNVKFFGRWNTADPAAHVSEWAGAYLVVGFTGRTVKLKQRNAIDFYASIDGGPDVSYVNRSGTVDLTPTPLAAGNHTLRVSYRPIAGSYRGDAVYRGIQLDAGAGTFAPPVPAKLVEFVGDSITVGQQSSKQALTAYGWLAGERLGAAHTQIAVGGACLVPAADGCIGMSDRFLRTGLQDNAANWDFSRYRADAVVINLGTNDVGHGVTGAQFQSAYVTLIRRAREKYPNATILALQTFRKRFIAETQAAVRAVNDPKVSFVDTTGWIVEATDTTDNVHPNDQGHRKIADRLAPLLSSALNTTG from the coding sequence GTGCGGTCGGCACTGGTGCTCGTGATGGTCGTGGTCGGCGCGCTCACGCCGACCGCCACACCGGCCCGCGCCGCGACCGCGGACACCGCGGCCACCTACGTGCCGGTGGCCCGGCACAGCGGCAAGGCCGTGCGGGTCCGGTCCGCCGCCGACGGCGCGCGGATCTCCCGGTACGACGCCAATCCCGGCACCGACCGGCAGTGGCAGATCGTGCGGCCGGGCACCAGCGCACCGGCCGGCAACGGCTCGCCCACCGACCCGAACGTGAAGTTCTTCGGCCGGTGGAACACCGCCGACCCCGCCGCGCACGTCTCGGAGTGGGCGGGCGCCTACCTGGTGGTCGGCTTCACCGGCCGCACGGTGAAGCTCAAGCAGCGCAACGCGATCGACTTCTACGCGAGCATCGACGGCGGCCCGGACGTGTCCTACGTCAACCGCAGCGGCACGGTGGACCTCACGCCGACCCCGCTGGCGGCGGGCAACCACACGCTGCGCGTGTCCTACCGGCCGATCGCGGGCTCGTACCGGGGTGACGCGGTCTACCGGGGCATCCAGCTCGACGCCGGCGCGGGCACGTTCGCCCCGCCCGTGCCGGCGAAGCTGGTCGAGTTCGTCGGCGACTCCATCACGGTGGGCCAGCAGTCGTCCAAGCAGGCGCTGACCGCCTACGGCTGGCTGGCGGGCGAGCGCCTGGGCGCGGCGCACACCCAGATCGCGGTGGGCGGCGCGTGCCTGGTCCCGGCGGCCGACGGGTGCATCGGCATGAGCGACCGGTTCCTGCGCACGGGGTTGCAGGACAACGCGGCGAACTGGGACTTCTCCCGCTACCGCGCCGACGCCGTGGTGATCAACCTGGGCACCAACGACGTCGGGCACGGCGTCACCGGGGCGCAGTTCCAGAGCGCCTACGTCACCCTGATCCGCCGCGCGCGGGAGAAGTACCCGAACGCCACGATCCTGGCGTTGCAGACCTTCCGCAAGCGCTTCATCGCCGAGACGCAGGCCGCCGTGCGGGCCGTCAACGACCCGAAGGTGTCATTCGTCGACACCACCGGGTGGATCGTCGAGGCCACGGACACGACCGACAACGTCCACCCCAACGACCAGGGCCACCGCAAGATCGCCGACCGCCTGGCCCCGCTCCTGTCCTCGGCCCTCAACACCACCGGCTGA
- a CDS encoding GAF and ANTAR domain-containing protein produces MSREPDVTALGLASELAEMTRLVEQEEHEAIARRFADHLVRAVAGCDLALLVVARDDGFEVAAATGAPPLDPASTDGDPVREALRHREPRRLGDTADDRRWPLFAARLAVRGHRSCLVLPLPTEHSPAAAVVLLSAEPHRFNDHSYDVILLIALHAGVALDNIEVLHRSRRMVRHLTTALGTRHTIGLAQGLLMRHADTDTDGGFALLRTASQRANRKLRDVAADLVAAHERGEFDEALARYRIAVNPEPDGITT; encoded by the coding sequence ATGTCGCGCGAGCCGGACGTCACCGCGCTGGGCCTGGCCTCCGAGCTGGCCGAGATGACGCGGCTGGTCGAGCAGGAGGAGCACGAGGCGATCGCCCGCCGCTTCGCCGACCACCTGGTCCGCGCCGTCGCGGGCTGCGACCTCGCCCTCCTCGTGGTCGCGCGGGACGACGGCTTCGAGGTCGCGGCGGCCACCGGGGCACCGCCGCTCGACCCCGCCTCCACCGACGGCGACCCGGTGCGCGAGGCGTTGCGCCACCGCGAGCCGCGCCGCCTGGGCGACACCGCGGACGACCGCCGCTGGCCGCTGTTCGCCGCCCGCCTGGCCGTGCGCGGCCACCGCAGCTGCCTGGTGCTCCCCCTGCCCACCGAGCACTCCCCCGCCGCGGCCGTGGTGCTGCTGTCCGCCGAGCCGCACCGGTTCAACGACCACTCCTACGACGTCATCCTGCTGATCGCCCTGCACGCCGGCGTCGCGCTGGACAACATCGAGGTGCTGCACCGCAGCAGGCGGATGGTGCGGCACCTGACCACGGCCCTGGGCACCCGCCACACCATCGGCCTGGCCCAGGGTCTGCTGATGCGGCACGCCGACACCGACACCGACGGCGGCTTCGCCCTGTTGCGCACCGCGTCGCAGCGGGCCAACCGCAAGCTCCGCGACGTCGCCGCCGACCTGGTGGCCGCGCACGAACGCGGGGAGTTCGACGAGGCGCTGGCCCGGTACCGCATCGCGGTGAACCCGGAGCCCGACGGCATCACCACGTGA
- a CDS encoding GlsB/YeaQ/YmgE family stress response membrane protein — translation MGILGWIVLGLIAGAIAKAVMPGKDPGGFVITMLLGIVGAILGGFIGRALFGSDIGSFFDLSTWLLAILGSIVVLAVYHLVTSRGHRAHG, via the coding sequence GTGGGCATCCTGGGTTGGATCGTTCTGGGTCTCATCGCCGGCGCCATCGCCAAGGCCGTCATGCCCGGCAAGGACCCCGGCGGCTTCGTCATCACGATGCTGCTGGGCATCGTGGGCGCCATCCTCGGCGGTTTCATCGGCCGCGCGCTCTTCGGCTCGGACATCGGCAGCTTCTTCGACCTGAGCACCTGGCTGCTGGCCATCCTCGGCTCGATCGTGGTGCTGGCCGTCTACCACCTGGTCACCAGCCGGGGCCACCGCGCCCACGGCTGA
- a CDS encoding RNA polymerase sigma factor, translating to MSAPTTGDLLRELAPQVLGALVRRHGRFEGCEDAVQEAVLAATAQWPAEGVPDNPRGWLLTVASRRFVDQLRSDHARREREAATAAAEVAPEDVPDTDDTLLLLFLCCHPTLTAASQTALTLRAVGGLTTAEVARAFLVPEATMAARISRAKQRIRAAGSTFGVPGGAERGERLRVVLHVLYLIFNEGYTASSGTELHRTDLAREAIRLTRAVHAQLPDDSEVTGLLALMLLTHARRAARTTATGGLVPLAEQDRTRWDRALVEEGTELARASLAGPALGPYQLQAAIAATHTDAPTAERTNWPQVHALYLILERIAPNPVVTLNRAVALAEVRGPEAGLTLLSTLEADARMAGHHRLLSVRAHLLEKAGDLAGARADYRRAARATASIAEQRYLESRANRVGARDPGHASGPPV from the coding sequence GTGAGCGCACCGACCACCGGGGACCTGCTGCGCGAGCTGGCGCCGCAGGTCCTCGGCGCGCTGGTGCGCCGGCACGGCCGGTTCGAGGGCTGCGAGGACGCGGTGCAGGAGGCCGTCCTCGCGGCCACCGCGCAGTGGCCGGCCGAGGGGGTGCCGGACAACCCGCGCGGCTGGCTGCTGACCGTCGCGTCCCGGCGGTTCGTCGACCAGCTGCGCAGCGACCACGCGCGCCGCGAGCGCGAGGCGGCGACGGCGGCGGCCGAGGTGGCGCCCGAGGACGTGCCGGACACCGACGACACGCTCCTGCTGCTGTTCCTGTGCTGCCACCCGACGCTGACCGCGGCCTCCCAGACCGCCCTGACGCTGCGCGCGGTCGGCGGCCTGACCACCGCCGAGGTCGCCCGCGCCTTCCTGGTGCCCGAGGCCACCATGGCGGCCCGGATCAGCCGGGCCAAGCAGCGCATCAGGGCCGCCGGCAGCACGTTCGGCGTGCCGGGGGGCGCGGAGCGCGGGGAACGCCTGCGGGTCGTGCTGCACGTGCTCTACCTGATCTTCAACGAGGGCTACACCGCCTCGTCGGGCACCGAGCTGCACCGCACCGACCTCGCGCGCGAGGCGATCCGGCTGACCAGGGCGGTGCACGCGCAGCTGCCCGACGACAGCGAGGTCACCGGGCTGCTCGCGCTGATGCTGCTGACCCACGCCCGGCGCGCGGCGCGCACGACCGCCACCGGCGGGCTGGTGCCCCTGGCCGAGCAGGACCGCACCAGGTGGGACCGCGCGCTGGTCGAGGAGGGCACCGAGCTGGCCAGGGCGTCCCTGGCCGGTCCCGCGCTGGGTCCGTACCAGTTGCAGGCCGCCATCGCCGCCACGCACACCGACGCGCCCACGGCCGAGCGGACCAACTGGCCGCAGGTGCACGCCCTGTACCTGATCCTGGAGCGGATCGCGCCCAACCCGGTGGTCACCCTCAACCGCGCGGTCGCGCTCGCCGAGGTGCGGGGCCCCGAAGCCGGACTGACGCTTTTGTCCACTTTGGAAGCCGATGCGAGGATGGCGGGCCACCACCGGCTGCTGTCCGTGCGGGCGCACCTGCTGGAGAAGGCCGGTGACCTGGCCGGGGCCCGCGCGGACTACCGGCGTGCCGCGAGAGCCACCGCCAGCATCGCCGAGCAGCGCTACCTGGAGTCGCGCGCCAACCGGGTCGGGGCGCGGGACCCCGGACACGCGTCGGGCCCGCCGGTGTGA
- a CDS encoding YciI family protein, whose amino-acid sequence MRFLISLHINPAVLDALTDEEKAAIGEGHTRFIEELKASGELITTQALVDPSQAVVVSVRNGRPVVTDGPFLEAKEYLGGFYLVDCEDRARAVELAARIPDTRFEGLGVEVRQVMFADGQWDA is encoded by the coding sequence ATGCGGTTCCTGATCAGCCTGCACATCAACCCGGCCGTGCTGGACGCGCTGACCGACGAGGAGAAGGCCGCGATCGGCGAGGGCCACACGAGGTTCATCGAGGAGCTGAAGGCGTCCGGCGAGCTGATCACCACCCAGGCGCTGGTCGACCCGTCGCAGGCCGTCGTGGTGTCGGTGCGCAACGGCCGGCCGGTGGTGACCGACGGGCCGTTCCTGGAGGCCAAGGAGTACCTGGGCGGCTTCTACCTGGTCGACTGCGAGGACCGGGCGCGGGCGGTCGAGCTGGCGGCGCGGATCCCGGACACCCGGTTCGAGGGCCTGGGCGTCGAGGTGCGGCAGGTCATGTTCGCCGACGGGCAATGGGACGCGTGA
- a CDS encoding MerR family transcriptional regulator → MPEGREEPRTAADKFDDDHYPAYTMGRAAEMLGTTPGFLRSLDEVKLIEPQRSRGGHRRYSRHQLRIAARVRELVDRGTGLDAACRIVTLEDQLREARELNEKLSPPPEQEYPPLRGV, encoded by the coding sequence GTGCCCGAAGGAAGAGAAGAGCCGCGAACCGCGGCTGACAAGTTCGACGACGACCACTACCCCGCCTACACGATGGGCCGGGCCGCGGAGATGCTGGGCACGACGCCCGGGTTCCTGCGCAGCCTGGACGAGGTGAAGCTGATCGAGCCGCAGCGGTCGAGGGGCGGGCACCGCCGCTACTCCCGCCACCAGCTGCGCATCGCCGCCCGCGTCCGGGAACTGGTCGACCGGGGCACCGGGCTGGACGCCGCGTGCCGGATCGTCACGCTGGAGGACCAGCTCCGGGAAGCGCGTGAGCTCAACGAGAAGCTGTCGCCACCGCCCGAGCAGGAGTACCCGCCGCTGCGCGGTGTCTGA
- a CDS encoding ROK family transcriptional regulator: MPTRTTSRATTPPWPALTEAARDVLMELLVHGPMPRAEIAPRLHLSRPTLSRVTRTLVTAGLLAEGPTELRSPTGRPSELLHVRGESHHFLGVKLTADRLYAAVTDLTAAVVASAEEPLRSNRPDDVVRHVAGVAARFDRLTGLGVTLGGVVRGGVVADAAFLGWTDVPLAAALTAATGLPTAVDNDVQALTAAEHWFGAGAGADSMVVITVGAGVGTGLVVDGKPVRGAHGLPPRFAHVLVDPGGPECGRGHRGCAASFLTTDSILRQLDGPPAYEEAVERARSGEPRARRVFDAAGYALGVLIGHAANFLDPRKVLLTGEGLPLYEVARDAVHDGIGDVYEDDPALIDLDVRPFDFGEWARSAAARAIRATVTGAF, from the coding sequence GTGCCGACCAGAACCACCTCCCGCGCGACCACCCCACCGTGGCCGGCCCTCACCGAGGCCGCCCGCGACGTGCTGATGGAGCTGCTGGTCCACGGCCCGATGCCGCGCGCCGAGATCGCGCCCCGCCTCCACCTCTCCCGCCCCACCCTCAGCCGCGTCACCAGGACCCTGGTCACCGCGGGCCTGCTGGCCGAGGGCCCCACCGAGCTGCGCTCGCCCACCGGGCGCCCCTCGGAGCTGCTGCACGTGCGCGGCGAGTCCCACCACTTCCTGGGCGTGAAGCTGACCGCCGACCGGCTCTACGCGGCCGTCACCGACCTGACCGCCGCGGTCGTGGCCTCGGCGGAGGAGCCGTTGCGCTCGAACCGGCCGGACGACGTCGTGCGGCACGTCGCCGGGGTCGCGGCCCGGTTCGACCGGCTCACCGGCCTGGGCGTGACGCTGGGCGGCGTGGTGCGCGGGGGAGTCGTCGCGGACGCCGCTTTCCTCGGCTGGACCGACGTCCCGCTGGCCGCCGCGCTGACCGCGGCCACCGGCCTGCCGACCGCGGTGGACAACGACGTGCAGGCGCTCACCGCGGCCGAGCACTGGTTCGGCGCGGGCGCCGGCGCGGACTCCATGGTCGTGATCACCGTCGGCGCGGGCGTGGGCACCGGCCTGGTCGTCGACGGCAAGCCGGTGCGGGGCGCGCACGGCCTGCCACCCCGCTTCGCCCACGTCCTGGTCGACCCGGGCGGGCCGGAGTGCGGTCGCGGGCACCGCGGCTGCGCGGCGAGCTTCCTGACGACCGACTCGATCCTGCGGCAGCTCGACGGCCCGCCCGCCTACGAGGAGGCGGTGGAGCGGGCCCGGTCGGGCGAGCCGCGGGCCCGGCGGGTGTTCGACGCGGCCGGCTACGCCCTGGGCGTGCTGATCGGGCACGCCGCCAACTTCCTCGACCCGCGCAAGGTCCTGCTCACCGGCGAGGGCCTGCCGCTCTACGAGGTCGCCCGCGACGCCGTCCACGACGGCATCGGGGACGTCTACGAGGACGACCCCGCGCTGATCGACCTCGACGTCCGGCCGTTCGACTTCGGCGAGTGGGCCCGGTCGGCGGCGGCGCGGGCGATCAGGGCGACGGTGACCGGCGCGTTCTGA
- a CDS encoding alpha-galactosidase, whose amino-acid sequence MADVTHLRAAGVSLVLDLSGGTLPRVRHWGADLGELSPAELDALLSAGAPQPIGFSVDGPVDVAVLPEQSAGWLGTPGVVGNRAGKDFSTAFRVVSVDGPVFRAVDEAAGLALDLVVELTPAGLVRQRATLTNTGSGPFAVDAVNLTLPVPAEAVELLDFTGRWARERSPQRTAFTHGLRVRENRTGRTGYDSAYLLAAGTEGFGNRSGEVWAVHTAWSGNHRTFAERTYHAVSLLGSGELLLSGEVVLAPGESYTSPWQYGSWGVGLDEVSARFHRHLRARPHHPTTPRPVVVNTWEAVYFDHDLTRLKALADAAAAVGAERFVLDDGWFGSRRDDRRGLGDWYVSAEVWPDGLGPLTDHVTGLGLEFGIWVEPEMVNPDSDLARAHPDWIMAAGDRLPRTARHQQVLDLARPEAFAHVLERLDDLLTTYPVSYLKWDHNRDLVEAGHRPTGRAGVHGQTLAVYRLLDELRRRHPGVEIESCSSGGARVDLEVLERTDRVWVSDCIDALERQSVQRWTNALIPLELMGTHVGSGTSHTTHRRHPLDFRAGTALFGHFGIEWDLVQASPEELERLRAWVALYKELRPLLHSGVSVHGDHPDPAVDVHGVVAEDGSDAVFAIVAPTTSASYPTGAVRLPGLDPDRRYHVRPLPPGDHPDGNAHNWGVPLPWWSRGVTLPGRVLGTAGVQAPVLYPERLVLLRATAG is encoded by the coding sequence GTGGCGGACGTGACCCACCTGCGCGCGGCGGGTGTGAGCCTGGTGCTGGACCTCTCCGGCGGCACCCTGCCGCGCGTGCGGCACTGGGGCGCCGACCTGGGCGAGCTGTCCCCGGCGGAGCTGGACGCGCTGCTGTCGGCCGGGGCACCGCAGCCCATCGGCTTCTCCGTGGACGGCCCGGTGGACGTGGCCGTGCTGCCCGAGCAGTCGGCGGGCTGGCTGGGGACGCCGGGGGTGGTCGGCAACCGGGCCGGGAAGGACTTCTCCACCGCGTTCCGGGTGGTGTCGGTGGACGGCCCGGTGTTCCGGGCCGTCGACGAGGCGGCCGGGCTGGCCCTGGACCTGGTGGTCGAGCTGACCCCGGCCGGGCTGGTGCGGCAGCGGGCGACGCTGACCAACACCGGCTCCGGGCCGTTCGCGGTGGACGCGGTGAACCTGACCCTGCCGGTGCCGGCGGAGGCGGTGGAGCTGCTGGACTTCACCGGTCGGTGGGCGCGCGAGCGCAGCCCGCAGCGCACCGCGTTCACCCACGGCCTGCGGGTGCGGGAGAACCGGACCGGCCGCACCGGCTACGACTCGGCGTACCTGCTGGCGGCGGGCACCGAGGGGTTCGGCAACCGGTCGGGCGAGGTGTGGGCGGTGCACACCGCCTGGTCGGGCAACCACCGCACCTTCGCCGAGCGGACCTACCACGCGGTGTCGCTGCTCGGCTCGGGCGAGCTGCTGCTGTCCGGCGAGGTCGTGCTGGCACCCGGCGAGTCGTACACCTCACCGTGGCAGTACGGGTCGTGGGGCGTGGGCCTGGACGAGGTGTCCGCCCGGTTCCACCGCCACCTGCGCGCCCGCCCCCACCACCCGACCACCCCGCGCCCGGTCGTGGTCAACACCTGGGAGGCGGTGTACTTCGACCACGACCTGACCCGCCTCAAGGCGCTGGCCGACGCCGCCGCGGCGGTCGGCGCCGAGCGCTTCGTGCTCGACGACGGCTGGTTCGGGTCGCGGCGCGACGACCGGCGCGGCCTGGGCGACTGGTACGTCTCCGCCGAGGTCTGGCCCGACGGCCTGGGCCCGCTGACCGACCACGTCACCGGCCTGGGCCTGGAGTTCGGGATCTGGGTGGAACCGGAGATGGTCAACCCCGACTCCGACCTGGCCCGAGCCCACCCCGACTGGATCATGGCCGCCGGCGACCGGCTGCCCCGCACCGCCCGCCACCAGCAGGTGCTGGACCTGGCGCGGCCCGAGGCGTTCGCCCACGTCCTGGAGCGCCTGGACGACCTGCTGACCACCTACCCGGTGTCCTACCTGAAGTGGGACCACAACCGGGACCTGGTCGAGGCCGGGCACCGCCCCACCGGGCGCGCCGGCGTGCACGGCCAGACCCTGGCGGTCTACCGGCTGCTGGACGAACTGCGGCGGCGCCACCCCGGCGTGGAGATCGAGTCCTGCTCCTCCGGCGGCGCCCGGGTCGACCTGGAGGTCCTGGAGCGCACCGACCGGGTGTGGGTCTCGGACTGCATCGACGCGCTGGAGCGGCAGTCGGTGCAGCGCTGGACCAACGCGCTGATCCCGCTGGAGCTGATGGGCACCCACGTCGGCTCCGGCACCTCCCACACCACCCACCGCCGGCACCCCCTCGACTTCCGCGCCGGCACCGCCCTGTTCGGCCACTTCGGCATCGAGTGGGACCTGGTCCAGGCGTCCCCGGAGGAGCTGGAGCGCCTGCGCGCGTGGGTCGCGCTGTACAAGGAACTGCGCCCCCTGCTGCACAGCGGCGTGTCCGTGCACGGCGACCACCCCGACCCCGCCGTCGACGTCCACGGCGTGGTGGCCGAGGACGGCTCGGACGCGGTGTTCGCCATCGTCGCCCCGACCACGTCGGCGTCCTACCCGACCGGCGCCGTGCGGCTGCCCGGCCTCGACCCCGACCGCCGCTACCACGTCCGCCCGCTGCCGCCGGGCGACCACCCCGACGGCAACGCGCACAACTGGGGCGTCCCCCTGCCGTGGTGGTCGCGAGGCGTCACCCTGCCGGGCCGCGTGCTGGGCACGGCCGGCGTCCAGGCGCCCGTGCTCTACCCGGAGCGCCTGGTCCTGCTGCGGGCCACCGCCGGGTGA